In Pseudomonas sp. ADAK18, a single window of DNA contains:
- a CDS encoding crotonase/enoyl-CoA hydratase family protein, which yields MSELIAYHLEDGIATLTLSNGKVNAISPAVISAFNEALDQAVQDRAVVIITGQPGILSGGYDLKVMTAGPKEAVSLVTSGSTLARRLLSHPFPVIVACPGHAVAKGAFLLLSADYRIGVEGPFSIGLNEVMIGMTMHHAGIELARDRLRKSAFHRSVINAEMFDPQGALGAGFLDKVVAPEELQATALEAARQLKKINMNAHKHTKLKVRKALLETLDNAIIQDQEHLG from the coding sequence ATGAGTGAGTTGATTGCTTACCACCTCGAAGACGGTATCGCGACCCTGACCTTGAGCAACGGCAAGGTCAATGCCATTTCGCCTGCTGTGATCAGCGCCTTTAATGAAGCGCTGGACCAGGCTGTGCAGGACCGGGCGGTGGTGATCATCACGGGCCAGCCCGGAATTTTGTCGGGTGGCTACGATTTGAAGGTGATGACTGCCGGCCCTAAAGAGGCGGTCAGTCTGGTGACGTCGGGGTCGACCCTGGCCCGTCGTCTGTTGTCGCACCCGTTCCCGGTGATTGTCGCGTGCCCTGGGCATGCGGTGGCCAAGGGTGCATTTCTGCTGTTGTCGGCGGATTATCGGATTGGGGTCGAAGGGCCGTTCAGCATTGGCCTGAATGAAGTGATGATCGGCATGACCATGCACCACGCCGGGATCGAGTTGGCGCGGGATCGTCTGCGCAAGTCGGCGTTTCATCGGTCGGTGATCAATGCCGAGATGTTCGACCCGCAAGGTGCCTTGGGTGCCGGGTTCCTCGACAAGGTAGTCGCGCCTGAAGAACTGCAGGCTACCGCCCTGGAAGCCGCGCGTCAGTTGAAGAAGATCAACATGAACGCCCACAAGCACACCAAGCTCAAAGTGCGTAAGGCGCTGCTGGAAACGCTGGATAACGCGATCATCCAGGACCAGGAACACTTAGGTTAA
- a CDS encoding 1-acyl-sn-glycerol-3-phosphate acyltransferase, whose protein sequence is MLYLLRMLLMGLHFMVAGVLGVLLGLCRPFNPDNSRLCARLYALPAMWILRLRVKTQIDSLRNKPNSCVIIANHQSNYDLFVFGNVVPYRTVCIGKKSLKWVPLFGQLFWLAGNVLIDRGNAQKARRSMLTTTHTLQHEDTSIWVFPEGTRNLGETLLPFKKGAFQMAIAAGVPIVPVCVSTYVKQMKLNAWNSGDILIRSLPAIPTTGLTMDDMPQLMLTCRAQMNDCIEAMDRELQTTPEIAGEPHRIR, encoded by the coding sequence ATGCTTTATTTGTTACGCATGTTATTGATGGGCCTGCATTTTATGGTGGCGGGTGTGCTCGGCGTATTGCTGGGGCTTTGCCGGCCATTCAATCCGGACAACAGTCGCCTGTGCGCGCGACTGTATGCGTTGCCGGCGATGTGGATCTTGCGCTTGCGAGTCAAGACCCAGATCGACTCGCTGCGGAACAAGCCCAACAGCTGCGTGATCATTGCCAATCACCAGTCCAACTATGATCTGTTCGTGTTCGGCAATGTGGTGCCCTACCGTACTGTGTGCATCGGCAAGAAAAGCCTGAAATGGGTGCCGTTGTTCGGGCAGTTGTTCTGGTTGGCGGGCAATGTGCTGATTGATCGGGGCAACGCGCAGAAGGCACGCCGCTCGATGCTCACCACCACGCATACCTTGCAGCACGAAGATACGTCGATCTGGGTGTTCCCCGAAGGCACGCGCAACCTCGGTGAAACCCTGCTGCCATTCAAGAAAGGCGCGTTCCAGATGGCAATTGCCGCAGGGGTGCCGATTGTGCCGGTGTGTGTCAGCACCTACGTGAAGCAGATGAAACTGAACGCCTGGAACAGTGGCGATATCTTGATTCGTTCGTTGCCGGCGATTCCTACAACCGGCCTGACCATGGATGACATGCCTCAGTTGATGCTGACCTGCAGGGCACAGATGAACGACTGTATTGAGGCAATGGATCGAGAACTGCAAACCACACCTGAAATTGCCGGTGAACCCCACCGAATTCGCTGA
- a CDS encoding magnesium and cobalt transport protein CorA, whose protein sequence is MGRVVAAAVYSAGKKVTDITLDEGAAWAAKPGHFVWIGLEEPNAQELANLQRQFNLHELAIEDALEKHSRPKLETFGDALFIVTYSPVRENGKLVFIETHIFAGNGYIITARNGHSASYGYVRQRCEARPLLLEHGEDFVLYALLDFVTENYQPVSEAIHAEIDELERNVLCDSLNERDIQNLHGLRRDVLRLRRYVAPMVEISEELQKLSFPFIDKNMRPYFRDVQIHVTRQMEDLATLRDIASQTIEIGVLLEASRQSVVQRKFAAWAAILAFPTAVAGIYGMNFQNMPELQWHYGYFAVLGFIAVGCSGLWFSFKRSGWL, encoded by the coding sequence ATGGGTAGAGTTGTTGCGGCGGCCGTCTACAGCGCCGGAAAGAAAGTCACCGATATCACCCTCGACGAGGGTGCCGCCTGGGCTGCCAAGCCTGGCCACTTTGTCTGGATCGGCCTGGAAGAGCCCAATGCCCAGGAGCTGGCCAATCTGCAACGCCAGTTCAACCTGCATGAACTGGCCATCGAAGACGCCCTGGAAAAACACAGCCGGCCCAAGCTGGAAACCTTCGGCGATGCACTGTTTATCGTGACCTACTCGCCGGTTCGCGAAAACGGCAAACTGGTGTTTATCGAAACCCATATCTTCGCCGGCAACGGCTACATCATCACGGCCCGCAACGGCCACTCGGCGTCCTACGGCTATGTACGCCAACGCTGTGAGGCGCGGCCACTGTTACTGGAACACGGGGAAGATTTCGTACTCTATGCGCTGCTGGATTTCGTCACCGAGAACTACCAGCCGGTGAGCGAGGCGATTCACGCCGAGATCGATGAACTGGAGCGCAACGTGCTGTGCGACTCCCTGAATGAACGGGACATCCAGAACCTTCACGGCCTGCGCCGCGACGTGCTACGCCTGCGTCGTTATGTGGCGCCGATGGTGGAGATCAGCGAGGAACTGCAGAAGCTGAGCTTCCCGTTTATCGACAAGAACATGCGCCCGTACTTTCGCGATGTGCAGATTCACGTCACACGGCAGATGGAAGACCTGGCGACCTTGCGAGACATCGCCAGTCAGACCATCGAGATTGGCGTATTGCTCGAGGCCTCGCGCCAAAGCGTGGTACAGCGCAAGTTTGCCGCCTGGGCGGCGATCCTCGCCTTCCCGACAGCGGTGGCCGGGATCTACGGGATGAACTTCCAGAACATGCCGGAGCTGCAATGGCACTACGGCTATTTTGCGGTGCTGGGGTTTATCGCGGTGGGATGTAGCGGTTTGTGGTTCAGCTTCAAGCGATCGGGATGGCTTTAA
- a CDS encoding amidotransferase: MSLRVCILETDNLRPGLVDQYQGYGQMFKRLFSKQPIAAEFVVYNVVQGEYPSDAEVFDAYLVTGSKADSFGTDPWIQTLKTYLLNRYERGDKLIGVCFGHQLLALLLGGKAERASQGWGMGIHDYKLNAKAPWMSPVVEELTLLISHQDQVTTLPNNATVIASSEFCPFAAYHIEDQVLCFQGHPEFIHDYSRELLEILQTTLGEKVYSNGVASLARDHHGVTVAEWMMRFVAHKPQVA; this comes from the coding sequence ATGTCGCTACGCGTCTGCATCCTGGAAACCGATAACCTGCGTCCAGGCCTGGTCGATCAATATCAAGGTTACGGGCAGATGTTCAAGCGCCTGTTTTCCAAGCAGCCGATTGCCGCCGAATTTGTCGTCTACAACGTGGTGCAGGGTGAATATCCGTCGGATGCCGAAGTGTTTGATGCGTACCTGGTGACTGGCAGCAAGGCCGATTCCTTCGGCACCGATCCCTGGATTCAGACCCTCAAGACTTACCTGTTGAACCGCTATGAGCGTGGCGACAAGTTGATCGGCGTCTGCTTCGGTCACCAGTTGCTGGCGTTGCTGCTGGGTGGCAAGGCTGAGCGGGCCAGCCAGGGTTGGGGCATGGGCATCCACGACTACAAACTCAATGCCAAGGCCCCATGGATGAGCCCGGTGGTGGAAGAACTGACGCTGTTGATCAGCCACCAGGATCAGGTGACCACCTTGCCGAACAACGCCACGGTGATCGCCTCCAGCGAATTTTGCCCGTTTGCGGCGTACCACATCGAAGATCAAGTGCTGTGCTTCCAGGGTCACCCGGAATTTATCCACGACTATTCCCGGGAGCTGCTGGAAATTCTTCAGACAACCCTGGGGGAAAAGGTCTACAGCAATGGCGTCGCAAGCTTGGCGCGAGACCACCACGGCGTCACCGTGGCGGAATGGATGATGCGCTTTGTCGCCCACAAGCCGCAGGTCGCCTGA
- a CDS encoding 3-hydroxyacyl-CoA dehydrogenase NAD-binding domain-containing protein, whose protein sequence is MTDAIRYEKGQDQIVVLTIDMPGQSANTMNGVYREAMAACVARLQAEKESIAGVIITSAKKTFFAGGDLNELIKVDKPHAKEFYDSVLVLKAQLRALETLGKPVVAAINGAALGGGWEICLACQHRVALDHKSVQIGLPEVTLGLLPGGGGVVRMVRMLGLEKALPYLLEGKKVTPQQALQAGLIDELAADRDELLAKSKAWILANPGAKQRWDSSGYQIPGGTPSNPKVAPMLAIAPSILRSKTNGCFPAPEKILCAAVEGAQVDFDTAHLIETRYFTELVTGQVAKNMIGTFWFQLNEINAGRSRPQGFAPYVTRKVGVLGAGMMGAGIAYASASAGIEVVLKDISLAAAEKGKAHSAALLDKKVSRGQLTADQRESTLARIHPTESDADLAGCDLIIEAVFEDRELKAKVSAAAQSVVGADAVIASNTSTLPISGLATAVPDPSKFIGLHFFSPVEKMPLVEIIKSARTSDETLARGFDFVLQIKKTPIVVNDSRGFFTSRVFGTFTNEGIAMLGEGVAAPMIETEARKAGMPIGPLAVSDEVSLSLMSHIRQQTAKDLQAEGKPLPQHPAFVVIDLLLNEYKRPGKAAGGGFYDYPVGGQKHLWPELKTRFEKSGQQISSQDVRDRLLFIQAIETVRCVEEGVLMSTADANVGSIFGIGFAAWSGGALQFINQYGLNDFIARARYLAEQYGERFSPPALLLEKATQSTTF, encoded by the coding sequence ATGACCGATGCCATTCGTTACGAAAAAGGCCAGGACCAGATTGTGGTGCTGACCATCGACATGCCGGGCCAGAGCGCCAACACGATGAACGGGGTGTACCGCGAGGCCATGGCGGCCTGCGTTGCCCGCTTGCAAGCTGAGAAGGAGTCGATTGCCGGGGTGATCATCACCTCGGCGAAGAAGACCTTCTTTGCCGGTGGCGACCTCAATGAACTGATCAAGGTCGACAAGCCCCACGCCAAAGAATTTTATGACAGCGTGCTGGTGTTGAAAGCCCAGCTGAGGGCCCTGGAAACCCTCGGCAAACCGGTCGTGGCGGCGATCAACGGCGCGGCCCTGGGCGGAGGTTGGGAAATTTGCCTGGCCTGTCAGCATCGGGTGGCCCTGGACCATAAGTCGGTGCAGATCGGCTTGCCGGAAGTCACTCTGGGTCTGTTGCCGGGCGGTGGCGGGGTGGTGCGGATGGTGCGCATGCTCGGCCTGGAAAAGGCTTTGCCCTACTTGCTGGAAGGGAAAAAAGTCACGCCGCAGCAGGCGCTGCAAGCCGGGTTGATTGATGAGTTGGCGGCGGATCGCGATGAACTGCTGGCCAAGTCCAAAGCCTGGATCCTGGCCAACCCTGGCGCGAAACAACGCTGGGACAGCAGCGGTTACCAGATCCCTGGCGGCACACCCTCGAACCCGAAAGTGGCGCCGATGCTCGCCATCGCGCCGTCGATTCTGCGCAGTAAAACCAATGGCTGTTTCCCTGCGCCAGAGAAAATTCTCTGCGCCGCCGTGGAGGGCGCCCAAGTGGATTTCGACACGGCGCACCTGATCGAAACCCGGTACTTCACCGAACTGGTCACCGGTCAGGTGGCGAAAAACATGATTGGCACCTTCTGGTTCCAGCTCAATGAAATCAATGCGGGGCGCTCGCGGCCCCAAGGTTTTGCACCCTACGTGACCCGTAAGGTCGGCGTGCTCGGAGCCGGGATGATGGGCGCGGGGATTGCCTATGCCAGCGCCTCGGCCGGGATCGAGGTAGTGCTCAAGGACATCAGCCTGGCGGCGGCCGAGAAGGGCAAGGCTCACTCGGCAGCGCTGTTGGACAAGAAGGTCAGCCGTGGGCAATTGACCGCTGATCAACGGGAAAGCACCTTGGCGCGGATTCATCCGACCGAGTCTGACGCAGACTTGGCTGGTTGCGACCTGATCATTGAGGCTGTATTTGAGGACCGTGAGCTCAAGGCCAAGGTTTCTGCTGCTGCACAAAGTGTTGTGGGCGCCGACGCGGTAATTGCCTCCAACACCTCGACCCTGCCCATCAGCGGTCTGGCCACGGCAGTGCCCGACCCGAGCAAATTCATCGGCCTGCATTTCTTCAGCCCGGTGGAAAAAATGCCCTTGGTGGAAATCATCAAGAGTGCTCGAACCAGCGATGAAACCCTGGCCCGAGGTTTCGATTTCGTCCTGCAAATCAAGAAAACCCCGATCGTGGTCAATGACAGTCGTGGCTTCTTCACCTCGCGGGTATTCGGCACATTTACCAACGAAGGCATCGCCATGCTCGGCGAGGGCGTAGCGGCGCCGATGATTGAGACCGAAGCGCGCAAGGCCGGCATGCCCATTGGCCCGTTGGCAGTTTCCGACGAAGTGTCTCTCAGCCTGATGAGCCATATCCGTCAGCAAACCGCCAAGGACCTGCAGGCCGAGGGCAAACCACTGCCTCAGCATCCGGCGTTTGTGGTGATCGATTTGTTGCTCAATGAGTACAAGCGGCCAGGCAAGGCGGCCGGCGGTGGTTTCTACGATTACCCGGTTGGCGGGCAGAAACACCTGTGGCCGGAGTTGAAAACCCGTTTTGAAAAGTCGGGTCAGCAGATCTCGTCACAGGATGTGCGCGATCGCTTGCTGTTTATCCAGGCGATTGAAACCGTACGCTGCGTGGAGGAGGGCGTGCTGATGTCCACCGCCGATGCCAACGTCGGCTCGATCTTTGGTATCGGCTTTGCGGCCTGGAGTGGCGGGGCGCTGCAATTTATCAATCAATACGGCTTGAACGACTTTATCGCTCGCGCCCGCTACCTGGCCGAGCAATACGGTGAGCGGTTCTCGCCACCGGCCTTACTCCTGGAAAAAGCAACGCAGAGCACGACTTTCTGA
- a CDS encoding acetyl-CoA C-acetyltransferase, producing the protein MTQALIFDAIRTPRGKGKADGALHSVKPVNLVAGLLTALQQRTGLDTRQVDDIVLGCVTPVGDQGADIAKTAALVADWDISVAGVQINRFCASGLEAVNLGAMKVRSGFEDLVVVGGVESMSRVPMGSDGGAWVLDPQTNMHSHFAPQGIGADLIATLEGFTRHDVDSFALHSQQKAARARSDGSFNKSLVAVRDQNGIVLLDHDEFIRGDSTLEGLGKLKPSFEMMGQMGFDATALRVYSHVERINHVHTPGNSSGIVDGAALMLIGSEAKGRELGLQPRARIVATAVTSTDPTIMLTGPAPATRKALAKAGLRVEDIDLFEVNEAFASVVLKFIKDMGIDAARVNVNGGSIAMGHPLGATGCAILGTLLDELEVRQQRYGLATLCVGGGMGIATIIERL; encoded by the coding sequence ATGACCCAAGCTTTGATCTTTGATGCGATACGCACGCCCCGGGGCAAAGGCAAGGCCGATGGCGCCTTGCACAGCGTCAAGCCGGTGAACCTGGTGGCGGGGTTGCTGACGGCGCTGCAACAGCGCACCGGCCTCGACACTCGGCAAGTGGATGACATCGTCCTCGGCTGCGTCACTCCGGTCGGTGATCAGGGCGCAGATATCGCCAAGACCGCCGCGCTGGTTGCCGACTGGGACATCAGCGTCGCCGGCGTGCAGATCAACCGGTTCTGCGCCTCAGGTCTGGAAGCGGTCAATCTGGGGGCGATGAAAGTACGCTCCGGGTTCGAAGACCTGGTGGTGGTCGGCGGGGTCGAATCCATGTCCCGGGTGCCCATGGGCAGTGACGGTGGCGCCTGGGTGCTGGACCCGCAAACCAATATGCACAGCCATTTCGCGCCCCAAGGGATCGGTGCCGACCTGATCGCCACGCTGGAGGGTTTTACCCGCCACGACGTCGATAGCTTTGCCTTGCACTCCCAGCAGAAAGCGGCGAGGGCGCGGTCAGATGGGTCCTTCAATAAGTCGCTGGTGGCGGTGCGTGATCAAAACGGCATCGTGCTGCTGGATCACGACGAGTTCATCCGTGGCGACTCCACACTCGAAGGCCTCGGCAAGCTTAAGCCCAGTTTCGAGATGATGGGGCAGATGGGCTTTGATGCCACGGCGTTACGGGTCTACAGCCATGTCGAGCGCATCAACCATGTGCACACACCCGGCAACAGTTCCGGGATCGTCGACGGTGCTGCATTGATGCTGATCGGCTCTGAAGCCAAGGGGCGTGAGCTGGGTTTGCAACCAAGGGCGCGAATTGTCGCCACGGCGGTTACCAGCACCGACCCGACCATCATGCTCACCGGCCCCGCGCCGGCCACCCGCAAAGCCCTGGCCAAGGCCGGCCTGCGGGTTGAAGACATCGACCTGTTCGAAGTCAACGAAGCCTTTGCCTCGGTGGTGCTCAAGTTCATCAAGGACATGGGCATTGATGCCGCCCGGGTCAACGTCAACGGTGGCTCCATTGCCATGGGCCACCCCTTGGGTGCGACGGGGTGCGCGATCCTCGGCACCTTGCTCGACGAGTTGGAGGTGCGCCAGCAACGCTATGGCCTGGCCACCCTGTGTGTCGGCGGTGGCATGGGTATCGCCACTATTATCGAACGCCTCTGA
- a CDS encoding cytochrome c, which yields MGPPLKYIFAFLTLLLTLPASAAQLTIELDHTSKTWQTADLLKHPDVRTVQIVDDVSYKRQMTYRAVPLAVLLPGLKPQNHVQAVALDGFAAELSAGPLLEKTGAQAWLAVEDPAHPWPNLGDDKPSAGPFYLVWTDPQAGHISPEQWPFQMSAIKQLKTVAERFPALLPDPELAADDPINQGFALFQKNCMACHRLNGAGDAQVGPDLNIPYSPTEYFGGDFLKRYIRDPQSLRRWPQAKMPAFAASVLPDGELDLLVGYLKHMAGRKQP from the coding sequence ATGGGCCCGCCTTTGAAATACATCTTCGCTTTCCTGACCCTGCTACTGACCTTGCCGGCCTCGGCCGCGCAGTTGACCATCGAACTGGATCACACCAGCAAAACGTGGCAAACCGCTGACCTGCTCAAACACCCGGATGTGCGAACGGTACAGATCGTCGATGACGTTTCCTACAAGCGCCAGATGACTTATCGCGCTGTTCCTTTGGCGGTGTTGCTGCCAGGTCTCAAGCCGCAGAACCACGTGCAGGCGGTGGCCCTGGACGGCTTTGCCGCAGAGTTGAGTGCCGGCCCGTTGCTGGAAAAAACCGGCGCCCAAGCCTGGCTGGCCGTGGAAGATCCGGCCCACCCTTGGCCGAATCTGGGGGATGACAAACCCAGTGCAGGGCCGTTTTATCTAGTCTGGACCGATCCGCAAGCAGGCCATATCAGCCCGGAGCAGTGGCCATTTCAGATGTCTGCAATCAAGCAGTTGAAGACCGTAGCCGAGCGTTTCCCAGCGCTGTTGCCGGATCCAGAGCTGGCAGCCGATGACCCGATCAACCAAGGGTTTGCGCTGTTCCAGAAGAACTGCATGGCGTGCCACCGCTTGAATGGTGCGGGCGATGCGCAAGTGGGACCGGACTTGAATATCCCCTACAGCCCCACGGAGTATTTCGGCGGCGACTTCCTCAAGCGCTACATCCGCGATCCACAGAGCCTGAGGCGTTGGCCCCAGGCGAAGATGCCGGCGTTTGCGGCCAGTGTGTTGCCGGACGGTGAGCTGGACTTGCTGGTGGGCTACCTGAAACACATGGCAGGCAGAAAACAGCCCTAG
- a CDS encoding transglutaminase family protein, with the protein MRLSISHETTYHYEDQVRASIQYLRLTPHDSERQHVLSWQLDLPRPVRAQLDPFGNILHVLTLDEPHEAIIIGARGQVDIDELREAEHESQSAFPFLRCTRLTEPDEALRSFAEKQCHQRRDRSALIDLMHALNQYMTYSPGATEVDTCAAQAFAGRAGVCQDHTHAFLACARSLGIPARYVSGYLYTEDSEHLASHAWAEAWLDDAWYSFDVTNQLARPERHLKLAVGLDYLDACPVRGMRRGGGHEQMHAKVFVAPTPVISVQQQ; encoded by the coding sequence ATGAGACTCTCCATCAGCCACGAAACTACCTACCACTACGAAGACCAAGTGCGCGCCAGCATCCAGTACCTGCGCCTGACGCCTCACGACAGCGAGCGCCAGCACGTCCTGAGCTGGCAACTGGACTTGCCACGGCCGGTGCGGGCGCAGTTGGACCCGTTCGGCAATATCTTGCATGTGTTGACCCTGGACGAGCCTCACGAAGCGATCATCATCGGCGCCCGCGGCCAAGTGGATATCGATGAATTACGCGAGGCCGAGCATGAGAGCCAATCGGCATTCCCATTCTTGCGTTGTACACGCTTGACCGAACCGGATGAGGCCCTGCGCAGTTTTGCCGAAAAACAGTGCCACCAGCGACGGGACCGCAGTGCGCTGATCGACCTGATGCACGCGCTCAACCAGTACATGACCTATTCACCAGGGGCGACCGAAGTCGACACCTGCGCCGCCCAGGCTTTCGCCGGTCGCGCCGGGGTCTGCCAGGACCACACCCACGCCTTTTTGGCGTGTGCTCGTAGCCTGGGGATTCCGGCGCGGTATGTGTCGGGGTATTTGTACACGGAAGACAGCGAACACCTGGCCAGCCATGCCTGGGCCGAAGCCTGGCTGGATGATGCCTGGTACAGCTTTGATGTGACCAATCAGCTTGCCCGTCCCGAACGGCATTTGAAATTGGCCGTCGGGCTGGATTACCTGGATGCGTGTCCGGTGCGCGGGATGCGCCGTGGGGGAGGGCATGAGCAGATGCATGCCAAGGTGTTTGTGGCGCCGACGCCGGTGATTTCGGTGCAGCAGCAATAA
- a CDS encoding alpha-E domain-containing protein, with product MLSRTASDLYWMSRYLERAENLARMLDVSYSLSLMPQDGRGDGLHELAMPLLITSTLDDYHERHGELHAERLLHFFALDAANPASIYSCLGAARASAHAVRGRITADMWENINATWLEIRGIAQQGLSRYGMSRFCEWVKERSHLFRGATYGTIMRNDAFRFIRLGTFIERADNTLRLLDARYEMAGDQAEAVTDGTAHAYYQWSALLRALSSFEAYTEIYRDAPGARQVAELLLLRANVPRSLRACSEEIDQILASLPGVNGRPAQRLAAEMDARLRFTAIDEILEEGLHAWLTDFIPLVRQLGNAIHSSYLEAA from the coding sequence ATGTTGAGTAGAACTGCCTCGGATTTGTACTGGATGTCGCGTTACCTGGAGCGAGCGGAAAACCTCGCGCGGATGCTTGATGTCAGCTATTCCCTGTCGTTGATGCCCCAGGATGGGCGCGGCGATGGCCTGCATGAACTGGCCATGCCGCTACTGATTACCAGCACCCTGGACGATTACCACGAGCGCCACGGTGAATTGCACGCCGAACGGTTGCTGCATTTTTTTGCCCTGGATGCGGCCAACCCGGCAAGCATCTACAGCTGCCTCGGTGCTGCCCGTGCCAGTGCCCATGCGGTACGTGGGCGAATCACCGCCGACATGTGGGAAAACATCAACGCCACTTGGCTGGAAATTCGCGGCATTGCCCAGCAGGGCCTGAGCCGCTACGGCATGAGTCGATTCTGCGAGTGGGTCAAGGAGCGTTCGCACCTGTTCCGCGGTGCGACCTACGGCACCATCATGCGTAATGACGCCTTCCGTTTTATTCGCCTGGGCACGTTTATCGAACGGGCCGATAACACGCTGCGCCTGTTGGATGCCCGCTATGAAATGGCCGGTGACCAAGCTGAGGCTGTCACCGATGGCACAGCCCATGCGTATTACCAGTGGAGTGCATTGCTGCGGGCCTTGTCTTCCTTTGAGGCCTACACCGAGATCTACCGCGACGCTCCCGGTGCGCGGCAAGTGGCCGAACTGTTGCTGCTGCGGGCCAATGTTCCGCGCTCACTGCGGGCCTGCAGCGAAGAGATCGACCAGATTCTCGCCAGCCTGCCTGGCGTCAACGGTCGCCCGGCCCAACGTCTGGCCGCCGAGATGGACGCGCGCCTGCGCTTTACCGCTATTGACGAAATCCTCGAGGAAGGCCTGCACGCCTGGCTAACCGACTTCATCCCGCTGGTGCGCCAGTTGGGTAACGCTATTCACAGTTCCTACCTGGAGGCGGCATGA
- a CDS encoding circularly permuted type 2 ATP-grasp protein — MIRTYYDEMYDGAGLVRPHYREFARWLAETPAELLAQRRREADLLFHRAGITFTLYGDEQGTERLIPFDTIPRSIPASEWRIVERGCIQRVKALNMFLADLYHEQRIIKAGIIPAEQVLANEQYQLAMQGLDLHRDIYSHISGVDLVRDGDGTYYVLEDNLRTPSGVSYMLEDRKMMMRLFPELFAAQRIAPIDHYPNLLLDTLKSSSPLDNPSVVVLTPGRFNSAFFEHAFLAREMGVELVEGADLFVRDDRVFMRTTDGPKAVDVIYRRLDDAFLDPLAFNPDSMLGVPGLLAAYRSGNVVLANAIGTGVADDKSVYPFVTEMIRFYLDEEPILKNVPTFQCRKADELSHVLANLPELVVKETQGSGGYGMLVGPAASAAEIEAFRARIKAKPHAYIAQPTLCLSTCPTFVENGIAPRHIDLRPFVLSGKETRVVPGGLTRVALREGSLVVNSSQGGGTKDTWVVED, encoded by the coding sequence ATGATCCGCACTTATTATGATGAGATGTACGACGGGGCAGGGCTGGTTCGCCCCCATTACCGCGAGTTCGCCCGCTGGTTGGCCGAGACCCCTGCCGAACTGTTGGCCCAGCGTCGGCGCGAAGCCGATCTGCTGTTCCACCGCGCCGGCATCACCTTCACCCTGTACGGGGACGAGCAAGGCACTGAGCGCCTGATTCCCTTCGACACCATTCCCCGCAGCATTCCGGCCAGCGAATGGCGGATCGTCGAGCGCGGCTGCATTCAGCGAGTCAAGGCGCTGAACATGTTCCTCGCCGACCTGTACCACGAACAACGGATCATCAAGGCTGGGATCATTCCCGCCGAACAGGTGCTGGCCAACGAGCAGTACCAACTGGCTATGCAAGGCCTGGACTTGCATCGCGATATCTATTCCCACATCTCCGGTGTCGACCTCGTACGGGATGGCGACGGCACTTACTACGTCCTTGAAGACAACCTGCGCACCCCCAGTGGTGTCAGCTACATGCTGGAAGACCGCAAGATGATGATGCGCCTGTTCCCTGAGCTGTTCGCCGCCCAACGCATTGCGCCGATTGATCACTATCCCAACCTGCTACTCGACACCTTGAAAAGCTCCAGCCCGCTGGATAACCCCAGCGTGGTGGTATTGACCCCGGGACGCTTCAACAGCGCGTTCTTCGAGCATGCATTCCTGGCGCGGGAAATGGGCGTGGAGCTGGTGGAAGGTGCCGATCTGTTTGTAAGGGATGACCGCGTTTTCATGCGCACCACCGACGGTCCGAAAGCAGTCGATGTGATCTACCGTCGACTCGACGATGCCTTCCTCGACCCGCTGGCCTTCAACCCGGATTCCATGCTCGGTGTGCCGGGCCTGTTGGCGGCGTATCGCTCGGGCAATGTGGTGCTGGCCAATGCCATCGGCACTGGGGTGGCGGATGACAAGTCGGTGTACCCCTTCGTCACGGAGATGATCCGTTTCTACCTGGACGAAGAGCCAATACTGAAGAACGTTCCGACCTTCCAGTGCCGTAAGGCCGACGAATTGTCCCACGTGCTGGCCAACCTGCCTGAGCTGGTGGTCAAGGAAACTCAAGGTTCCGGCGGCTACGGAATGCTGGTCGGCCCAGCCGCCAGTGCGGCGGAAATTGAAGCGTTCCGGGCGAGAATCAAGGCCAAGCCCCATGCCTATATCGCCCAACCGACGCTGTGTTTATCCACCTGTCCGACCTTTGTCGAAAACGGAATTGCCCCGCGCCATATCGACCTGCGGCCGTTCGTGCTCTCAGGCAAGGAAACCCGCGTTGTGCCTGGTGGCCTGACCCGCGTGGCGCTGCGGGAAGGCTCGCTGGTGGTCAACTCGTCTCAGGGCGGCGGTACCAAAGACACCTGGGTGGTCGAGGATTGA